In Gemmatimonadaceae bacterium, a single window of DNA contains:
- a CDS encoding serine/threonine protein kinase, giving the protein MGIVYLARDVALERPVAIKVLAPALAARRDMRERFLREARIAAQCFHPHIVPIHAVEEADDLAWIVMAYVRGETLADRLRRTGPLDAEELRRLGREVGWALSYAHQRGVVHRDIKPENLLIDASTGRYVIADFGIAQAVDQAITPVGGTVPGTARYMAPEQALGEFVDGRADLYALGVTLFVAATGRAPFDGPSAMALVAQHAAQVAPSVRAFAPTLPLALTRSIDRCLAKRPDDRYSSVGQFLLAIEDDVREQPLATAFLAVRDSARAVRIALTWSVMIGVSGALMIAGEAPRSIGRGILVWMTQSVVLLLIAGACLRGGEALIQIRRLMRRGHAPDEVIRALAGEDRVEEHAGDRVRVAQGGMAQIVLGLSIAFLEGWMTSRSVPMLVDELAQVLTLALPPILLARGVSAVLAVSGGARWIRERVTTPIAAFATRLMGRVRAQPSSGISLVDAPTETLIVRAVQSAVGALPAAHRGTLGDVDAIARSLALRVSALRAHGQEIDAREADALIVRDSDKRAGALDQVRRDREALRHRMQTGMAALESLRLDVLRLAMEGSDGGLTTDLEQVRDVQHRVDAAMDVRRLLYQATPT; this is encoded by the coding sequence ATGGGGATCGTCTATCTCGCGCGCGACGTCGCGCTCGAGCGACCGGTGGCCATCAAGGTCCTGGCACCCGCGTTGGCCGCCCGTCGCGACATGCGCGAGCGCTTCCTCCGCGAAGCGCGGATCGCGGCGCAGTGTTTCCATCCGCACATCGTGCCCATTCACGCCGTTGAGGAAGCCGACGACCTCGCATGGATCGTCATGGCGTATGTGCGCGGCGAGACACTGGCCGATCGTCTGCGGCGCACCGGGCCACTCGACGCGGAGGAGCTGCGCCGACTGGGGCGTGAGGTCGGATGGGCGCTGTCGTACGCGCATCAACGAGGCGTGGTGCACCGCGACATCAAGCCGGAAAATCTGCTCATCGATGCGTCGACCGGGCGCTATGTCATCGCTGATTTCGGTATCGCGCAGGCAGTCGATCAGGCGATCACGCCGGTAGGCGGCACGGTTCCCGGAACAGCGCGATATATGGCACCAGAGCAAGCGCTCGGAGAATTCGTTGATGGCCGAGCGGATCTCTACGCGCTGGGAGTGACACTGTTTGTCGCGGCCACCGGTCGCGCACCGTTTGACGGGCCGTCTGCAATGGCGTTGGTCGCCCAGCACGCCGCGCAGGTGGCACCATCCGTGCGCGCCTTCGCGCCCACGCTGCCGTTGGCCCTGACCAGGAGCATTGACCGGTGCCTGGCGAAGAGGCCTGACGATCGGTATTCCAGCGTCGGGCAGTTTCTGTTGGCCATCGAGGACGACGTGCGTGAGCAGCCGCTGGCGACGGCATTCCTCGCAGTACGGGACTCCGCCAGAGCCGTCCGCATCGCCCTCACGTGGAGCGTCATGATCGGGGTGTCCGGCGCTTTGATGATCGCCGGCGAGGCACCCCGATCGATCGGCCGCGGCATCCTCGTGTGGATGACACAAAGTGTCGTGTTGCTGTTGATTGCCGGAGCGTGTCTGCGTGGCGGAGAAGCCTTGATCCAGATTCGTCGACTGATGCGACGAGGGCACGCCCCCGACGAAGTCATCCGTGCATTGGCCGGAGAGGATCGTGTTGAGGAACACGCCGGCGATCGGGTGCGCGTGGCGCAGGGCGGGATGGCCCAAATCGTGCTGGGCCTTTCGATCGCTTTTCTCGAAGGGTGGATGACATCCCGGTCGGTGCCGATGCTCGTTGATGAACTGGCGCAAGTGCTCACGCTCGCCCTTCCCCCGATCCTGCTCGCTCGTGGAGTCAGTGCGGTGCTGGCGGTGTCGGGAGGTGCCCGTTGGATTCGCGAGCGGGTGACGACGCCGATCGCGGCCTTCGCGACGCGCCTGATGGGTCGGGTGCGCGCCCAACCGTCATCCGGCATCTCGCTGGTCGACGCGCCGACCGAAACGTTGATCGTCCGCGCCGTGCAGTCAGCGGTCGGCGCCCTTCCCGCCGCGCATCGTGGCACGTTGGGCGATGTCGATGCGATTGCCCGATCGCTTGCTCTTCGCGTGTCGGCGCTGCGCGCGCACGGACAGGAGATCGACGCCCGCGAAGCGGACGCACTGATCGTTCGCGACTCTGACAAGCGCGCCGGCGCGCTTGATCAAGTCCGGCGCGATCGAGAGGCGCTTCGCCATCGTATGCAGACGGGAATGGCCGCTCTGGAGTCGCTTCGCCTGGATGTGCTCCGACTGGCGATGGAGGGTTCCGACGGCGGCCTGACCACGGACCTCGAGCAGGTGCGTGACGTTCAACACCGGGTGGACGCGGCCATGGATGTGCGTCGGCTCCTGTACCAGGCAACGCCAACCTAG
- a CDS encoding DUF87 domain-containing protein, which produces MTDFEKLGAFYLGKRYDLASRARQDDFVLYDAKDLTTHAVIIGMTGSGKTGLGIGLLEEALIDKVPVIAIDPKGDLGNLALRFPSLAAADFRPWVDPQQAANAGVSPDEFAQKQATLWRDGLAGWGEDGARIQRLVDAAEVTIYTPGSTAGRPLSLLRAFVAPPPAIRDDSEALRERVDATATSVLALLGIDADPISSREHILLANLLASAWSDGRDLDLAGVIGGIQSPPFTQVGVMPLDTVFPPKDRMEFAMKLNNLLAAPGFQNWLKGEPLNTADLLYDANGKPKGSIISIAHLSDAERMFFMTLLLADILAWVRAQPGTGSLRAILYIDELFGYMPPVANPPSKTLLLTLLKQARAYGLGVVLATQNPVDLDYRGLSNTGTWFIGRLQTERDKMRVMEGLEGASGGQPFDRSAMEQTIAGLGKRVFLMHSVHEPAPITFETRWTLSYLAGPMTREQIKQLSAASGGGAATAASGGTSANASSTSAARSSVSAHSGGSMSSLDATPASHAPVLPPDVPQFFIPPRSQMDAISYHPAILAVADVSFASAKYGVTEQRRVVLLGSMDDGPITLEWDGAERIDLDPSVLERGPRDGAVFGALPKAAASAKSYAAWSKAFQKWVVTNEQVELLQSAALKRTSNVGETERDFRIRLQVQSREGRDAKVETLRGKYATKLSALQERIRRAEQAVAREQSQASQAKVDTVISVGSAILGAMFGRGKIGVGTVSKVGTAARGMGRAAQQSSDVSRANESVQALQQQYADLEAQLQGEIDALGASYDAQSETLDRLPIKAKSGDVHVQLVALAWVPYGRDSAGVTTAAWR; this is translated from the coding sequence ATGACGGACTTTGAAAAGCTGGGTGCCTTTTACCTGGGCAAGCGGTACGATCTCGCGTCGCGCGCGCGGCAGGACGACTTCGTGCTGTATGACGCGAAGGACCTGACGACGCATGCCGTCATCATCGGCATGACCGGCAGTGGCAAGACGGGACTCGGCATCGGGTTGCTGGAAGAAGCGTTGATTGACAAAGTGCCGGTCATTGCCATCGATCCCAAGGGCGATCTCGGCAATCTGGCGCTGCGCTTTCCTTCGCTGGCGGCGGCCGACTTCCGACCATGGGTCGATCCGCAGCAGGCCGCGAATGCCGGCGTGTCGCCCGACGAGTTTGCCCAGAAGCAAGCGACACTGTGGCGCGATGGGTTGGCCGGGTGGGGTGAGGATGGCGCGCGCATCCAGCGTCTCGTCGATGCGGCCGAGGTGACGATCTACACGCCGGGGAGCACCGCCGGTCGACCGCTGTCGTTGTTGCGCGCCTTTGTGGCGCCGCCGCCCGCCATTCGCGACGACAGTGAAGCGCTGCGAGAACGCGTCGACGCGACGGCCACCAGCGTGCTGGCGCTGCTGGGAATCGATGCCGATCCGATCTCCAGTCGTGAACACATCCTGCTGGCCAACTTGCTGGCCTCGGCCTGGAGCGACGGTCGCGATCTCGATCTGGCCGGCGTGATCGGTGGCATCCAATCACCGCCGTTCACGCAGGTGGGCGTGATGCCGCTGGACACGGTGTTCCCACCGAAGGATCGCATGGAGTTCGCGATGAAGCTCAACAATCTGCTGGCCGCGCCGGGCTTCCAGAATTGGCTCAAGGGCGAACCGCTGAACACCGCTGATTTGTTGTACGATGCCAACGGCAAGCCCAAGGGCTCGATCATTTCCATCGCGCATCTCAGCGACGCCGAACGCATGTTCTTCATGACCCTGCTGCTGGCCGACATTCTGGCGTGGGTGCGGGCGCAGCCGGGCACCGGTTCGCTGCGCGCGATCCTCTACATCGACGAACTGTTCGGGTACATGCCCCCGGTGGCTAACCCGCCCAGCAAGACGTTGCTGCTCACTTTGCTGAAGCAGGCGCGTGCCTACGGCCTCGGCGTGGTGCTGGCCACACAGAATCCGGTCGATCTCGACTATCGCGGTCTCTCCAATACAGGCACCTGGTTTATCGGACGCCTGCAGACCGAGCGCGACAAGATGCGGGTGATGGAAGGACTCGAAGGCGCTTCCGGCGGACAGCCCTTCGACCGCTCAGCGATGGAGCAGACCATCGCGGGGCTGGGCAAACGGGTCTTCCTGATGCACAGCGTTCACGAGCCGGCGCCCATCACGTTCGAGACGCGGTGGACGCTGTCGTATCTCGCCGGACCCATGACGCGCGAGCAGATCAAGCAATTGAGCGCGGCGTCCGGCGGTGGTGCCGCGACGGCCGCGTCCGGCGGAACGTCCGCGAATGCGTCATCCACAAGTGCTGCGCGCAGCAGCGTGTCGGCACACAGTGGCGGCAGCATGTCGTCGCTTGATGCGACACCGGCCTCACATGCGCCCGTGCTGCCACCGGACGTGCCGCAGTTCTTCATCCCGCCGCGTAGTCAGATGGACGCCATCAGCTACCACCCCGCCATCCTCGCGGTCGCCGACGTGTCGTTCGCCAGCGCGAAGTACGGCGTGACGGAACAGCGACGTGTCGTACTGCTCGGTTCGATGGATGACGGCCCGATCACGCTGGAATGGGACGGCGCCGAGCGGATCGATCTCGACCCCTCGGTATTGGAGCGCGGCCCACGCGATGGCGCCGTGTTTGGCGCGCTTCCCAAGGCGGCCGCCAGCGCCAAGAGCTACGCCGCGTGGAGCAAGGCGTTTCAGAAGTGGGTCGTCACCAACGAACAGGTGGAGCTGCTGCAGAGCGCCGCGCTCAAACGCACGTCAAACGTCGGGGAAACCGAGCGCGACTTCCGTATTCGCCTGCAGGTACAGTCGCGCGAGGGGCGAGACGCAAAGGTGGAAACGTTGCGCGGAAAGTATGCGACGAAACTCTCGGCGCTGCAGGAGCGGATTCGCCGCGCGGAACAGGCCGTGGCGCGGGAGCAGTCGCAGGCCAGTCAGGCCAAGGTGGACACGGTGATCTCGGTTGGCAGCGCCATTCTTGGTGCGATGTTCGGACGCGGAAAGATTGGCGTCGGCACGGTCAGCAAGGTGGGAACGGCGGCACGTGGCATGGGCCGCGCGGCGCAACAAAGCAGCGATGTGTCGCGCGCCAATGAGAGCGTGCAGGCCTTGCAACAGCAGTACGCCGATCTCGAGGCGCAGCTTCAAGGGGAGATTGACGCGCTCGGCGCGTCCTACGACGCGCAGTCGGAAACGCTGGACCGGTTGCCGATCAAGGCCAAGAGCGGCGACGTGCACGTGCAGCTGGTGGCGCTGGCGTGGGTGCCGTACGGGAGGGACAGCGCCGGCGTGACGACAGCCGCGTGGCGGTGA
- a CDS encoding fibronectin type III domain-containing protein, whose amino-acid sequence MIWVKAERAAYHYFTGWTLETSAGVSGPSAAWGFQESDSFTVNTATRITPSFRAASPCKRSAVLERINFERGKPTAANPSGLPALFADRRLIVAADSHSIYMARTALLTHIQELNASTSTFFTGPMFSDRIKRQGATTGTGTTEVAASMVTSDGVTIAEMWLNSMSPDPTSHRSLLMSAVGHVGVGEMGGYWTFVSAPQAVTDPGDHCLDTQATVAPAAPLAPNGLTASWSVNFKAELSWTDVASTERGYLVERCAGAGGSGFAQIDSVSANINAYQNGGLAASTSYSYRVRATNAGGRSNYSNVATIVTTALPPTAPSGLTASLSSSAVAALSWVDAATTETGFLVERCAGAGCSSFAQIDSVGANISAYQNVTLATSTSYSYRVRATNAGSRSGYSNITTIVTVAPPPAAPSGLNALSSCSGGQCSSGRIDLTWTDNALNEETYRIVRCEGAACTNFAEIGSVGNNIASFTDRTVAVGVSYSYRVAACRSGGGCSSPSNSASTSVSAGKPAAPTALVITTVSRTQINLSWTDTANNETSFRIDRCTGPGCTSFTEIASVGANMTSYQNSGLLAGTSYTYRVRAVNGAGGSSFTNAATSKTTP is encoded by the coding sequence ATGATTTGGGTCAAGGCTGAGCGCGCCGCCTACCACTACTTCACGGGATGGACGCTGGAAACGTCGGCTGGCGTCTCTGGTCCATCGGCTGCGTGGGGATTTCAGGAATCGGACTCGTTTACGGTCAACACAGCGACACGGATCACACCATCATTCCGTGCCGCCTCGCCATGCAAACGGAGCGCGGTGCTCGAACGTATTAACTTCGAACGCGGCAAGCCCACCGCCGCGAATCCCTCGGGCCTTCCGGCGCTCTTTGCGGACCGACGACTGATTGTGGCGGCGGATTCGCACAGCATCTACATGGCACGCACCGCTCTGCTTACGCACATCCAAGAGTTGAATGCCTCAACCAGCACGTTCTTCACCGGCCCTATGTTCTCGGATCGCATCAAACGGCAAGGTGCCACGACCGGCACCGGCACTACTGAAGTTGCAGCCTCCATGGTGACTTCGGATGGTGTAACGATTGCCGAGATGTGGTTGAACAGCATGTCGCCGGATCCGACGTCGCATCGCAGTCTGCTCATGTCCGCCGTGGGCCATGTGGGTGTTGGCGAAATGGGCGGTTACTGGACGTTTGTGAGCGCGCCGCAAGCAGTCACCGACCCTGGTGATCACTGTCTGGATACGCAGGCAACGGTAGCGCCGGCAGCACCGCTGGCGCCCAACGGTCTCACGGCCAGTTGGAGCGTGAACTTCAAGGCCGAGTTGTCGTGGACGGACGTCGCGTCAACCGAACGGGGTTACCTCGTTGAGCGCTGTGCCGGTGCCGGCGGCAGCGGTTTTGCGCAGATCGATTCGGTGAGCGCCAATATCAACGCGTACCAGAACGGTGGCCTCGCGGCATCCACCAGCTATTCCTACCGAGTGCGTGCGACCAATGCCGGCGGTCGCTCAAACTATTCCAACGTCGCGACCATCGTGACCACGGCATTGCCTCCCACGGCACCGAGTGGACTTACCGCTAGTCTGAGCTCCAGCGCCGTGGCCGCCTTGTCGTGGGTGGATGCAGCGACCACGGAAACAGGGTTTCTCGTAGAGCGTTGCGCCGGTGCGGGCTGCAGCAGTTTTGCTCAGATCGATTCGGTGGGCGCCAACATCAGCGCGTACCAGAACGTCACCCTTGCCACATCCACCAGCTACTCCTACCGGGTGCGCGCGACCAATGCCGGCAGTCGCTCCGGGTACTCCAACATCACGACCATCGTCACTGTAGCACCGCCGCCTGCGGCGCCAAGTGGCCTCAACGCACTATCGAGTTGTTCTGGTGGCCAGTGCAGCAGCGGACGTATTGATCTGACCTGGACCGACAATGCGTTGAACGAAGAGACCTACCGCATCGTGCGCTGCGAAGGAGCCGCCTGCACCAATTTTGCGGAAATCGGCTCGGTGGGCAACAATATCGCCAGCTTCACGGACCGGACGGTGGCCGTCGGTGTCAGCTACAGTTACCGCGTTGCGGCGTGTCGAAGCGGTGGCGGGTGCTCGAGCCCATCGAACTCCGCATCGACCAGCGTGAGCGCCGGAAAGCCGGCGGCGCCTACTGCCCTCGTCATCACAACAGTGTCGCGCACGCAAATCAACCTGTCGTGGACCGACACCGCTAACAACGAGACCTCTTTCCGCATCGACCGCTGTACGGGTCCCGGGTGTACCTCGTTCACGGAGATCGCCAGTGTCGGGGCGAATATGACGAGCTACCAAAACTCCGGGCTGCTGGCTGGTACCAGCTATACGTACCGTGTTCGCGCGGTGAACGGAGCTGGTGGGTCGAGTTTCACGAACGCCGCGACCAGCAAAACAACACCCTAG
- a CDS encoding DUF4412 domain-containing protein: MLNGIRWRRLAAFVGCVTPLTIGAQSFEGAIMIRVVAGGRNGPATADSVEYLSRGGNVRINMMSPAGAVSILALATEGKTYAVLATQRAYMEMSAGDAAGSVAESAGATTISRSGRKETIAGYECEHVLVESNGATGPQKTDMCLTKALGPYVNPVSGLAGARLTPWQRQLASEGGFPLKVTLSDGSVALEVTRIQKRRVSDTLFRIPADFSKMEMPKRP, encoded by the coding sequence ATGCTGAACGGGATTCGGTGGCGCCGCCTTGCCGCGTTTGTGGGGTGTGTCACCCCGCTGACGATCGGTGCGCAGTCGTTTGAAGGCGCGATCATGATTCGTGTCGTGGCCGGCGGCCGCAATGGTCCGGCCACCGCCGACTCGGTAGAGTACCTGAGCCGCGGCGGCAACGTGCGCATCAACATGATGTCGCCTGCCGGCGCGGTGTCCATTCTCGCGCTCGCGACGGAAGGGAAAACGTATGCAGTGCTGGCGACACAGCGCGCGTACATGGAGATGTCCGCCGGGGATGCGGCGGGCTCGGTGGCCGAGTCGGCCGGCGCGACAACGATTTCCAGATCCGGACGGAAGGAAACGATCGCGGGCTACGAGTGTGAGCATGTGCTCGTCGAGTCCAACGGGGCCACCGGTCCGCAGAAGACCGATATGTGCCTGACCAAGGCATTGGGACCATACGTCAATCCCGTGTCGGGACTCGCGGGCGCGCGATTGACGCCGTGGCAGCGTCAGCTGGCATCCGAGGGTGGTTTCCCGCTCAAGGTCACGCTGTCAGACGGGTCGGTGGCACTTGAGGTGACCAGAATCCAGAAGCGTCGCGTGAGCGATACACTGTTCCGCATCCCGGCGGACTTCAGCAAGATGGAGATGCCGAAGCGCCCGTAG
- a CDS encoding aminotransferase class V-fold PLP-dependent enzyme has translation MLFDPNAPAWRGNPAQDAAFAADEDFWEPVQRAFDLDRTWINLNNGGCSPAPTHVLDQMIRDIKYSNELPVIQMWRDLEPRIEVVRRELALEFGCDIEEMAITRNASEALETLIFGIDLKAGDEVIVSNQNYGRMLNAWRQRERREGIVVKEISFPVPSTSAQAIVDRFAAAITPRTRVMEITHITNLTGQILPVKEIVAMARAKNIEVFIDGAHAFAQFPFTRDDLGADYYGTSLHKWLLAPIGTGFLYVRKAKQKSIWPLMAATPAQDNDVRKFEEIGTHPAANHNAIGVALTFHRALGAGRKFARLTYLRDRWAKRLLAEGKGRVKILTPMDSPMGGGIGFFNVDGLDPSKLGNWLMGQHRVVQTPITHAEFSGIRVTPNVYTTLEEIDRFAELVLRAMRTGIA, from the coding sequence ATGCTTTTCGATCCCAACGCCCCCGCGTGGCGAGGGAACCCCGCGCAGGACGCCGCCTTCGCGGCCGACGAGGACTTCTGGGAGCCCGTCCAACGGGCGTTCGACCTCGATCGCACGTGGATCAACCTGAACAATGGGGGGTGCTCGCCGGCGCCCACCCATGTGCTCGATCAGATGATCCGCGATATCAAGTACTCGAACGAGTTGCCGGTCATCCAGATGTGGCGCGATCTCGAGCCACGCATCGAGGTGGTCCGCCGCGAACTGGCGCTCGAGTTCGGTTGTGACATCGAGGAAATGGCGATCACCCGCAACGCGTCCGAGGCACTGGAGACGCTCATCTTCGGTATCGACCTCAAGGCCGGTGACGAGGTGATTGTCAGCAACCAGAACTACGGACGCATGCTGAACGCCTGGCGTCAGCGCGAGCGGCGCGAAGGCATTGTGGTGAAGGAAATCTCCTTTCCCGTTCCCTCGACATCCGCGCAAGCCATCGTCGACCGTTTCGCCGCCGCCATCACCCCTCGCACGCGGGTGATGGAGATTACGCACATCACGAACCTCACCGGCCAGATCCTGCCGGTGAAGGAGATCGTGGCGATGGCGCGCGCCAAGAATATCGAAGTGTTCATCGATGGGGCGCATGCGTTTGCACAGTTTCCGTTCACGCGCGACGATCTGGGGGCGGACTACTACGGCACCAGTCTGCACAAGTGGCTGCTGGCGCCCATCGGCACGGGCTTCCTGTATGTGCGCAAGGCGAAGCAGAAGAGCATCTGGCCCTTGATGGCCGCCACACCGGCGCAGGACAACGATGTCCGCAAGTTCGAGGAAATCGGCACGCATCCGGCGGCCAATCACAATGCCATCGGCGTCGCGCTCACCTTCCATCGCGCGCTCGGCGCGGGACGGAAGTTCGCTCGTTTGACGTATCTGCGCGATCGCTGGGCCAAGCGCCTGCTGGCCGAAGGCAAGGGACGGGTGAAGATCCTGACGCCGATGGATTCGCCCATGGGCGGTGGCATCGGTTTCTTCAACGTGGACGGGCTCGATCCCTCCAAGCTGGGCAACTGGCTGATGGGACAGCATCGCGTCGTGCAAACGCCGATCACGCACGCCGAGTTCAGCGGCATCCGTGTGACGCCCAACGTGTATACCACGCTCGAGGAAATCGATCGTTTCGCGGAGTTGGTGCTGCGCGCGATGCGTACCGGCATCGCCTGA
- a CDS encoding DUF547 domain-containing protein produces the protein MLAAARPAPAQTPVDHRRFDVLLQQHVVNGYVDYDAFARAPEFAQYLASLDRVRPETLDEDERLAFWLNVYNAFTIQLIVTHHETESIRHINKALGVLQLKGPWSEPIVRAAGRRLTLDDVNHGIIRKEFGEPRIHFALVCAAMGCPPLRSEAYTGARLVDQLNDQSRRFLRESPAKNRFERRVLFLSPILTAYRTDFGPTTQDLSRALAPWFDGADKDLMMKGRVFIRETPFDWTLNSQAKAKARGLM, from the coding sequence ATGCTTGCCGCAGCAAGGCCGGCGCCCGCACAAACTCCCGTGGACCACCGGCGCTTCGACGTTCTCCTGCAACAGCACGTGGTCAACGGGTATGTCGACTATGACGCATTCGCCCGTGCGCCGGAATTCGCGCAATACCTGGCGTCGCTCGATCGGGTACGACCGGAAACGCTTGACGAGGACGAACGGCTGGCGTTCTGGCTCAACGTGTACAACGCCTTCACGATTCAGCTCATCGTCACGCACCATGAGACCGAATCGATCCGCCACATCAACAAGGCACTGGGCGTGCTGCAACTCAAGGGCCCCTGGAGCGAACCCATCGTCCGCGCGGCGGGACGGCGGCTGACGCTGGATGACGTCAATCATGGCATCATCCGCAAGGAGTTTGGCGAGCCGCGCATTCACTTTGCGCTGGTGTGCGCGGCCATGGGTTGCCCGCCGCTGCGCAGTGAAGCGTATACCGGCGCGCGTCTGGTCGATCAGCTCAACGATCAAAGCCGACGGTTCCTCCGGGAGTCACCCGCCAAGAACCGGTTCGAGCGACGCGTGTTGTTTCTGAGCCCCATCCTGACCGCTTACCGCACGGACTTTGGCCCGACCACACAGGACCTGAGCCGCGCGCTGGCCCCGTGGTTCGACGGCGCCGACAAGGACCTGATGATGAAGGGACGGGTATTCATTCGGGAAACCCCGTTTGACTGGACTTTGAACAGTCAGGCCAAAGCCAAGGCCCGCGGGCTGATGTGA
- a CDS encoding CAAX prenyl protease-related protein yields the protein MRSLLLRYPLLAWVAPFAVFMALLAAAPLLPFGQPWESILRVTVLVTVLVVASGSIIRTLRVQHALGSVALGLAVCALWVAPDLLVPGWRSHWLFQNGLTGTLTNSIAPADLANPLVVTLRVVRAALLVPILEELFWRGWLPRWIVNPDWQSVPLGRYTATAFLISSVLFAVEHGPYWEVGLVCGLVYNWWFWRTKSLGDIVLVHAVTNGALSAFVFATGKYEYWM from the coding sequence ATGCGTTCGTTGTTGCTGCGGTATCCCCTGCTGGCCTGGGTCGCGCCCTTTGCCGTCTTCATGGCCCTGCTGGCCGCCGCTCCACTGCTGCCGTTTGGACAGCCGTGGGAGTCAATCCTCCGCGTCACGGTGCTGGTCACCGTCCTCGTGGTCGCCTCCGGATCCATCATCCGCACGCTGCGCGTACAACACGCGCTCGGCAGTGTAGCGCTTGGATTGGCGGTGTGCGCGCTGTGGGTTGCACCAGACCTGCTGGTGCCGGGTTGGCGGAGTCACTGGCTATTCCAGAACGGTCTGACCGGAACGCTCACCAACTCCATTGCGCCGGCCGATCTGGCCAATCCCCTGGTGGTGACGTTGCGCGTCGTGCGCGCCGCCTTGCTGGTGCCGATTCTTGAGGAGTTGTTCTGGCGCGGATGGTTGCCCCGCTGGATCGTCAACCCCGATTGGCAATCCGTGCCGTTGGGGCGCTACACCGCGACGGCGTTTCTGATCTCTTCGGTGCTCTTCGCCGTCGAGCACGGCCCCTATTGGGAAGTCGGTCTGGTGTGCGGCCTGGTCTACAACTGGTGGTTCTGGCGCACCAAATCGCTCGGTGACATCGTACTGGTGCACGCCGTCACGAATGGTGCGCTGTCTGCGTTCGTGTTTGCGACCGGGAAGTACGAATACTGGATGTAG